A stretch of Komagataella phaffii GS115 chromosome 2, complete sequence DNA encodes these proteins:
- a CDS encoding Conserved zinc-finger domain protein involved in pre-mRNA splicing produces MFPMVTLKIGDRYLFSCLMPQSDSERPHKRAKLDQKNPIENDGENDNDIGKHANDGETNRLSQVRNLYFNTINRHKLDFDFEKKCQVTLSKSNVYCCLVCGKYLQGRSPTSQAYLHSLDVNHHLFISFSTLKTFALPEGFEVKDHDGSLDDIKELISPAYTKDQVASLDKQTTTARDIDGNPYRPGFIGLNNVKGFNDYSNTVLLALGHIKAVRNYYLLNSFKDSFNQELGLFIRRMWSSKQFRPHISPAEIMRVVTEESKNRFNLTQQKTPRDFFLFLLHLMPHRVRKSFRGAAGGSSFLMIPLKLPRTTVFNDETPQINLQTLINQFEKDKPVKEAPRVLLLHFDRNQQDIQLDSVSGSAINNTIINFPQDLQFNQTYKLVANIVQDVVPGSSGEDTIAYKIQLYDKGRDQWLQIHDLKVQEIERELLFLHQSVLQVWERKI; encoded by the coding sequence atgttCCCTATGGTgacattgaaaattggtGATCGATATCTCTTTTCTTGCCTGATGCCCCAGTCAGACTCAGAGAGACCTCATAAAAGGGCAAAGCTAGATCAAAAGAACCCAATTGAGAACGATGGGGAGAATGACAATGATATTGGCAAACATGCTAACGATGGCGAAACCAACAGGTTGTCGCAGGTTCGAAACCTTTACTTCAATACAATAAATAGACATAAACTTgactttgattttgaaaaaaaatgtcAAGTGACCTTAAGCAAGTCCAATGTCTACTGTTGCTTGGTATGTGGCAAATATCTTCAAGGTAGGTCACCGACTAGCCAGGCGTACCTTCATTCATTGGACGTAAACCATCATCTATTCATTAGTTTTAGTACGCTCAAAACATTCGCTTTGCCAGAAGGCTTCGAAGTCAAAGATCACGATGGGTCTTTGGATGACATCAAAGAGCTAATAAGTCCAGCATATACGAAAGACCAAGTGGCTTCCCTCGATAAACAAACAACCACTGCAAGAGATATTGATGGTAACCCTTATAGACCAGGATTTATTGGCTTGAATAATGTGAAGGGATTCAATGATTACAGCAACACTGTACTCCTTGCGTTGGGCCATATAAAAGCTGTTCGTAACTACTATCTTTTGAATTCATTTAAAGATTCATTCAACCAGGAACTTGGACTTTTCATACGTCGAATGTGGAGTAGCAAGCAATTCCGCCCACACATATCCCCAGCAGAGATAATGAGAGTAGTCACAGAAGAGTCGAAAAACCGCTTTAACCTCACACAGCAAAAGACACCaagagattttttcttgttccTCCTTCATTTGATGCCTCATCGTGTGAGGAAATCGTTTCGGGGTGCTGCTGGCGGCTCTTCATTCCTAATGATCCCTTTGAAACTCCCCAGAACTACAGTTTTCAATGACGAGACCCCACAAATTAATCTACAAACATTAATTAAccagtttgaaaaggatAAGCCCGTTAAAGAAGCACCCAGGGTGCTCTTGTTACATTTTGACAGAAATCAACAAGATATCCAGTTAGACAGTGTGTCTGGCAGTGCTATCAACAATACCATAATTAATTTTCCTCAAGATTTACAATTCAATCAGACATATAAACTTGTTGCCAATATCGTACAAGATGTTGTCCCAGGGAGTTCAGGAGAAGACACCATAGCATACAAGATTCAACTTTATGATAAAGGACGTGACCAATGGTTACAGATCCATGATCTAAAGGTTCAAGAAATAGAAAGAGagttgttgtttcttcatcaaagcGTTCTTCAGGTTtgggaaagaaaaatataA